In Excalfactoria chinensis isolate bCotChi1 chromosome 3, bCotChi1.hap2, whole genome shotgun sequence, one DNA window encodes the following:
- the FZD3 gene encoding frizzled-3 codes for MAVSWMFCCFWLLDVLLGCTRGHSLFSCEPIILRMCQDLPYNTTFMPNLLNHYDQQTAALAMEPFHPMVNLECSRDFRPFLCALYAPVCMEYGRVTLPCRRLCQRAYSECSKLMEMFGVSWPEDMECTRFPDCDEPYPRLVDLSLGGEPTEEAPMAVQRDYGFWCPRELKIDPDLGYSFLRVRDCSPPCPNMYFRREELSFARYFIGVISIVCLSATLFTFLTFLIDVTRFRYPERPIIFYAVCYMMVSLIFFIGFLLEDRVACNASSPAQYKASTVTQGSHNKACTMLFMVLYFFTMAGSVWWVILTITWFLAAVPKWGSEAIEKKALLFHASAWGIPGTLTIVLLAMNKIEGDNISGVCFVGLYDVDALRYFVLAPLCLYVVVGVSLLLAGIISLNRVRIEIPLEKENQDKLVKFMIRIGVFSVLYLVPLLVVIGCYFYEQAYRGVWETTWIQERCREYHIPCPYQVTQMSRPDLILFLMKYLMALVVGIPSVFWVGSKKTCFEWASFFHGRRKKEVVNESRQVLQEPDFAQSLLRDPNTPIIRKSRGTSTQGTSTHASSTQLAMLDDQRSKAGSVHSKVSSYHGSLHRSRDGRYTPCSYRGIEERLPHGSMSRLTDHSRHSSSHRLNEQSRHSSIRDLSSNPLTHITHGTSMNRVIEEDGTSA; via the exons ATGGCTGTTAGCTGgatgttctgctgcttttggcTTTTGGATGTTTTGCTGGGCTGCACAAGAGGGcacagtttattttcttgtgaGCCCATCATCCTGCGGATGTGCCAGGATCTGCCTTACAACACCACCTTCATGCCTAACCTTCTGAACCACTATGACCAGCAGACAGCAGCGTTAGCAATGGAG ccGTTTCATCCGATGGTGAATTTGGAATGTTCCAGAGATTTCCGACCGTTTCTTTGTGCCCTCTACGCTCCCGTGTGCATGGAGTACGGCCGTGTCACTCTGCCGTGTCGCAGGCTCTGTCAAAGAGCGTACAGCGAATGCTCCAAACTCATGGAGATGTTTGGAGTCTCTTGGCCTGAGGATATGGAGTGCACCAG ATTCCCGGATTGTGATGAGCCGTATCCTCGTCTTGTTGACCTCAGTTTGGGTGGGGAGCCCACAGAAGAGGCCCCCATGGCAGTACAGAGAGATTATGGTTTTTGGTGTCCTCGAGAGTTGAAAATAGACCCTGATCTGGGTTACTCTTTCCTGAGGGTACGGGACTGTTCCCCTCCTTGCCCAAATATGTACTTCCGGCGTGAAGAGCTCTCCTTTGCTCGCTACTTCATCGGAGTGATCTCCATCGTCTGCCTTTCTGCTAccttgtttacttttttaaCTTTCCTGATCGATGTCACAAGATTCCGCTATCCCGAAAGACCGATAATATTTTACGCCGTCTGTTACATGATGGTGTCATTAATCTTCTTCATTGGCTTTCTGCTTGAAGACCGAGTAGCGTGTAACGCATCTAGTCCTGCCCAGTACAAGGCTTCTACAGTGACACAGGGCTCGCACAACAAAGCCTGTACCATGCTTTTCATGGTGCTCTATTTCTTTACCATGGCTGGCAGTGTTTGGTGGGTCATCCTTACCATCACGTGGTTCTTGGCAGCTGTGCCAAAATGGGGCAGCGAAGCAATCGAGAAGAAAGCGTTGCTCTTCCACGCCAGTGCCTGGGGCATTCCAGGAACTCTCACCATCGTCCTCTTAGCAATGAATAAAATTGAAGGTGACAATATTAGCGGCGTATGTTTTGTTGGCCTCTATGATGTGGATGCATTAAGATACTTTGTACTTGCACCCCTCTGCCTGTATGTTGTTGTTGGAGTTTCCCTTCTGCTAGCTGGCATTATCTCTCTCAATCGGGTTCGCATTGAAATCCCATTAGAAAAAGAGAACCAGGACAAGCTAGTGAAGTTCATGATCCGGATTGGCGTGTTCAGTGTTCTGTACCTCGTGCCACTGTTGGTTGTAATTGGCTGCTATTTCTATGAGCAGGCTTATCGAGGTGTGTGGGAGACGACGTGGATTCAAGAACGCTGCAGGGAATATCACATCCCATGTCCCTACCAG gTCACTCAGATGAGCCGTCCAGATCTGATCCTGTTTCTCATGAAATATCTCATGGCTTTGGTGGTTGGGATACCCTCTGTCTTCTGGGTTGGAAGCAAGAAGACCTGTTTTGAGTGGGCCAGCTTCTTCCATGGACGCAGGAAAAAAGA AGTTGTCAACGAGAGCCGTCAGGTGCTGCAAGAGCCGGATTTCGCTCAGTCTCTCCTGCGGGATCCCAACACGCCCATCATCCGCAAGTCCAGGGGCACCTCCACCCAGGGCACCTCCACCCACGCCTCCTCCACCCAGCTGGCCATGCTGGACGACCAGAGGAGCAAGGCAGGCAGCGTGCACAGCAAAGTGAGCAGCTACCACGGCAGCCTGCACCGCTCACGTGACGGCCG GTACACCCCCTGCAGCTACAGAGGCATCGAGGAGAGGCTCCCTCACGGCAGCATGTCCCGGCTCACCGACCACTCCCggcacagcagctcccatcGGCTCAACGAGCAGTCGCGCCACAGCAGCATCAGGGACCTGAGCAGCAACCCCCTGACACACATCACACACGGCACCAGCATGAACCGCGTCATCGAGGAGGACGGGACCAGCGCGTGA